One bacterium genomic region harbors:
- a CDS encoding DUF1178 family protein: MITFDLECDNGHRFEGWFKNREDFDGQLSSSAIACPLCESVKIRKLPSKAAVHVQKNHLPQNLQSKVEALSYYRALGDFVEKNFEYVGESFAEEAKKMKNDEAPARSIRGITTPAEEEALTDEGIEFFKVALPKYDA; the protein is encoded by the coding sequence ATGATTACTTTCGATCTTGAATGCGATAACGGCCACAGATTCGAGGGCTGGTTTAAAAACCGCGAGGATTTCGACGGACAGCTCTCCTCCTCGGCCATCGCCTGCCCGCTTTGCGAGTCGGTGAAAATCAGAAAGCTTCCCAGCAAGGCAGCGGTTCACGTGCAGAAGAACCATCTTCCACAAAACCTACAGTCGAAGGTCGAGGCGCTCTCTTATTACCGCGCCCTCGGCGATTTCGTCGAGAAAAACTTCGAGTACGTGGGCGAAAGTTTCGCCGAAGAGGCCAAAAAGATGAAAAACGACGAGGCCCCGGCCAGATCAATAAGGGGCATCACCACCCCCGCCGAGGAAGAAGCGCTCACCGACGAAGGCATAGAGTTTTTCAAGGTGGCTCTTCCGAAATACGATGCCTGA
- a CDS encoding TonB family protein, which produces MEERQEIFSLYAAFAASLVLHGAIIALGVGTFTPQKKADSLIFTVSMVDTMSGSDSGSAPLPPVPIPSPPRPAAPVASEKAAAPSMEAQKPAEAGGGGEGGTSPSVEASPPVQVPAAIETPHSKSDAATVIIPLPAQGKGTASGNGAPSPAAKSEKSVKLREFKPSKEDFITLAPMSTAPPDPVKEKGEVTLSLGDPDLRYRGYLDRVRSSVDRSWNWREAILAAGRPGSVTVRVTITRSGQADAVLVTSSGSKILDNETIATVRRAQLPDFPEEWAITKLNLIAEFQYTYGD; this is translated from the coding sequence ATGGAAGAGCGCCAGGAAATTTTTTCACTTTACGCGGCTTTTGCCGCCTCTCTAGTGCTTCACGGGGCGATTATCGCGCTTGGCGTGGGTACCTTCACCCCTCAAAAAAAGGCCGATTCCCTCATCTTCACCGTCTCGATGGTGGATACCATGTCGGGGAGCGATTCCGGGAGCGCGCCTCTGCCTCCCGTCCCTATTCCCTCTCCTCCCCGTCCGGCCGCCCCGGTTGCAAGCGAGAAAGCGGCCGCCCCCTCAATGGAAGCTCAAAAACCCGCTGAAGCGGGCGGCGGCGGGGAAGGCGGAACAAGTCCTTCAGTCGAGGCGTCCCCTCCCGTCCAGGTTCCGGCCGCAATAGAAACTCCCCACTCGAAATCCGATGCGGCAACGGTGATAATCCCCCTTCCGGCGCAAGGAAAGGGAACGGCTTCGGGAAACGGAGCGCCCTCCCCCGCCGCGAAATCCGAAAAATCGGTGAAATTAAGGGAATTCAAGCCCTCGAAAGAGGATTTTATAACCCTCGCGCCGATGTCAACGGCCCCCCCCGACCCCGTAAAAGAAAAGGGAGAGGTGACCCTTAGCCTCGGGGATCCGGATCTTCGCTACAGGGGGTATCTCGACAGGGTCCGCTCCTCGGTTGACAGGAGCTGGAACTGGCGGGAGGCGATTCTCGCGGCGGGAAGGCCCGGAAGCGTCACCGTGAGGGTAACCATCACGCGCAGCGGTCAGGCCGACGCCGTCCTCGTCACGAGCTCGGGCTCGAAGATCCTCGACAACGAGACCATAGCCACCGTAAGGCGGGCGCAGCTTCCCGATTTCCCTGAGGAGTGGGCGATTACGAAGCTTAACCTTATTGCGGAGTTTCAATACACCTACGGAGATTAG
- the mobB gene encoding molybdopterin-guanine dinucleotide biosynthesis protein B → MVKKPAICLISGFSGSGKTTLVEKLLCYLKEKGIAAATAKHRRKKVEVDTPGKDTWRHRRAGAVATFFANGDELVIFRDSPAEGVTPDFLAGLCPEGTALLLVEGWKGESGYPRVEVLRAGETPMLAEGTICIAVEDAAARIEGVTVLHRDDAKAIADLIVKKVLEP, encoded by the coding sequence ATGGTAAAAAAACCCGCCATTTGCCTCATCTCGGGTTTTTCCGGCAGCGGAAAGACAACCCTCGTCGAAAAGCTCCTCTGTTACCTCAAGGAAAAAGGCATCGCCGCCGCCACAGCCAAGCACCGCCGGAAAAAGGTAGAGGTCGACACCCCCGGCAAGGATACCTGGCGCCACAGGCGCGCGGGCGCAGTGGCTACCTTTTTCGCCAACGGCGACGAGCTGGTCATCTTCAGGGATAGCCCGGCCGAAGGCGTCACACCGGATTTTCTCGCCGGTCTCTGTCCCGAGGGGACGGCTCTTTTACTGGTCGAAGGGTGGAAGGGGGAGAGCGGCTACCCGAGAGTGGAGGTGCTGCGGGCGGGGGAAACCCCCATGCTGGCGGAGGGAACAATCTGTATCGCCGTCGAGGACGCAGCCGCGCGAATCGAAGGTGTGACGGTCCTCCACCGCGACGACGCGAAAGCCATCGCGGACCTGATAGTTAAAAAGGTTCTGGAGCCTTGA
- a CDS encoding protein-L-isoaspartate(D-aspartate) O-methyltransferase — protein sequence MEKSKRFEVLRRSMVKEQIEARGVRDKLVLSAFKVLPRHLFVPEDLQDSAYDDAPLPIGGGQTISQPYIVALMSEALDVSSGDKVLEVGTGSGYQAGILAAMGCKVYSIEKDPVLSKKAEKALASCGLGEEVKFFVGDGTLGLPEFAPYDAIIVTAGAPSVPPALKEQLRPEEGVLVIPVGTMGSQELLKIVREGDLYRQISLGGVRFVPLTGERGW from the coding sequence ATGGAAAAGAGCAAAAGATTCGAGGTTCTCAGGCGCTCGATGGTGAAAGAGCAGATCGAGGCGAGGGGAGTGCGCGACAAACTCGTGCTTTCCGCCTTCAAAGTCCTCCCGAGACATCTTTTCGTGCCCGAGGACCTTCAGGATTCCGCCTACGACGATGCTCCCCTGCCCATAGGCGGCGGGCAGACCATATCGCAGCCGTATATAGTCGCGCTCATGAGCGAGGCGCTGGATGTCTCCAGCGGAGACAAGGTGCTGGAAGTGGGAACCGGCTCCGGCTATCAGGCGGGGATACTCGCCGCTATGGGCTGCAAGGTCTATTCGATAGAAAAAGACCCGGTGCTCTCCAAAAAGGCCGAGAAGGCGCTTGCCTCGTGCGGTCTGGGGGAAGAGGTTAAGTTCTTCGTGGGCGACGGAACCCTCGGGCTCCCGGAATTCGCCCCCTACGACGCCATAATAGTCACCGCCGGAGCCCCTTCGGTGCCCCCGGCCCTGAAAGAGCAGCTCAGGCCCGAAGAAGGCGTTCTGGTTATACCGGTAGGAACTATGGGCTCCCAGGAGCTTTTGAAAATCGTCAGGGAGGGGGATTTGTACAGGCAAATCAGCCTCGGCGGCGTTCGCTTCGTCCCCTTGACGGGTGAGAGAGGCTGGTGA
- the xseA gene encoding exodeoxyribonuclease VII large subunit, translated as MSLNPSNDRGWTPVPGEVLSVTGLISLVRALTENTFHDVWLEGEISDLRIPASGHAYFNLSDKNAQLRAVCFRSALRLLDHPPKNGMAVLARGRLSVYEQRGDLQLIVEHMSPVGEGLLRLQLEALKKKLQSEGLFAEERKRPLPAMPRAVAVVTSPTGAAVRDILHVLKRRAPWLDVYVCPARVQGEKAPEEIVRALEDAQEREAVELVIVGRGGGAGEDLSAFNDERVVRAVAGCRVPVISAVGHETDFTLTDFAADKRAPTPSAAAELAARESSHWLALLARSELSLASSMRALTAELREKLTSLDPYRSEPGRVIERRRLRVDRLMETASGALARNFAGLKERFYEARRELGTISPELRLAGASSRLCALEARLHISLERGFSSRKSNLSLLSGSLDKLSPSAVLKRGYAVVVDRSGKIVTDAASQSPGDEVEVSFARGSLGCRVVRVDGT; from the coding sequence ATGTCGTTGAATCCATCGAACGATAGGGGCTGGACGCCCGTTCCCGGCGAGGTTCTTTCCGTCACCGGGCTGATCTCTCTGGTCAGGGCTCTTACGGAGAACACCTTTCACGATGTCTGGCTTGAGGGCGAGATATCGGATCTTCGCATCCCCGCCTCCGGCCACGCCTACTTCAATCTAAGCGACAAAAACGCGCAGCTTCGCGCCGTCTGTTTCCGCTCCGCGCTCCGTCTTCTCGATCACCCTCCTAAAAACGGCATGGCCGTGCTGGCGAGGGGCCGACTTTCCGTCTACGAACAGAGGGGCGACCTCCAGCTAATCGTGGAGCACATGTCGCCGGTGGGCGAGGGGCTACTTCGCCTTCAACTCGAAGCGCTGAAGAAGAAACTCCAGTCGGAGGGGCTTTTCGCCGAAGAGCGAAAGCGCCCTCTTCCGGCGATGCCGAGGGCGGTGGCGGTCGTCACTTCGCCAACCGGCGCGGCGGTGCGCGACATACTGCACGTTTTAAAGCGGCGCGCTCCCTGGCTCGACGTATACGTCTGCCCGGCGCGGGTGCAGGGGGAAAAGGCCCCGGAGGAGATTGTAAGAGCCCTTGAAGACGCGCAGGAACGGGAAGCGGTCGAACTCGTCATCGTCGGGAGGGGAGGCGGCGCGGGGGAGGACCTTTCCGCCTTCAACGACGAGAGGGTCGTCCGCGCCGTAGCGGGGTGCCGGGTTCCCGTAATCTCCGCAGTCGGCCACGAGACGGATTTTACCCTGACGGATTTCGCCGCCGACAAACGCGCCCCGACCCCCTCGGCCGCCGCAGAGCTGGCGGCAAGGGAATCCTCCCACTGGCTGGCACTACTGGCCCGTTCGGAACTCTCCCTGGCCTCTTCGATGAGGGCGCTGACGGCGGAACTTCGTGAAAAGCTCACTTCTCTCGACCCATACAGGTCCGAGCCCGGCCGCGTCATAGAGCGAAGGCGGCTGCGGGTTGACAGACTCATGGAGACCGCTTCCGGCGCTCTCGCCCGGAACTTCGCGGGGCTAAAGGAGAGGTTTTACGAAGCCCGGAGGGAGTTGGGAACCATCTCGCCCGAGCTTCGCCTCGCCGGGGCTTCCTCGCGTCTCTGCGCTCTGGAGGCAAGACTTCATATCTCTCTTGAACGGGGGTTCTCCTCCAGAAAGAGCAACTTGTCTCTCCTTAGCGGGTCGCTTGACAAGCTCAGCCCCTCGGCGGTCCTGAAGAGGGGGTATGCCGTGGTTGTCGACAGGAGTGGAAAGATAGTCACCGACGCCGCCAGTCAGTCGCCGGGAGACGAGGTCGAGGTGAGCTTTGCGCGGGGGTCGCTCGGGTGCAGGGTGGTCAGGGTGGACGGGACGTAA
- a CDS encoding molybdopterin molybdenumtransferase MoeA — MISFSEAQEKILSSLEPLPSETVSITEALGRVLAEQVFAPRNLPPMDNSAMDGYAFCRSDAVGERAVLRVVDEIAAGHLFSGAVAEGEAVKIMTGAPIPPGADTVVPVEDTARLGAEVEILSLPRPGANVRKAGEDVSAGDQVLPPGIRIRPAEVGMLASLGRSFVKVHQRPKVAILATGDEIVEIDAPTEGFKIINSNSYGLSAQVLETGAIPVRLGIGRDDREGLLEILGNARTCDMVLTTGGVSMGDYDYTRDVLAEWGVDTKFWKVAVKPGKPVLFGMKGRVPVFGLPGNPVSAMVSFEQFVRPALRKLMGAQRLFRPVFKAILDERAERVKGRPDRIEFVRCRIERFGTRFKVVGLGKRSSGMLSTLVEANGLLILPVGREVIEPGEEVDVQVYDYEFLEGRAAGW; from the coding sequence ATGATCTCTTTTTCCGAAGCGCAGGAGAAAATCCTCTCCTCTCTCGAACCTCTGCCCAGCGAAACGGTCTCGATAACCGAAGCGCTCGGCAGGGTGCTGGCCGAGCAGGTGTTCGCCCCGAGAAACCTTCCGCCTATGGACAACTCGGCGATGGACGGCTACGCCTTTTGCCGCTCCGACGCCGTCGGCGAAAGGGCGGTGCTCCGGGTGGTGGACGAGATAGCCGCCGGGCATCTTTTCTCCGGCGCGGTGGCGGAGGGCGAGGCGGTAAAGATAATGACCGGCGCCCCGATACCTCCCGGCGCCGATACCGTCGTACCCGTAGAGGATACTGCCCGGCTGGGCGCGGAGGTGGAGATACTTTCACTGCCGAGGCCGGGGGCCAACGTCAGGAAGGCCGGAGAAGACGTTTCGGCGGGCGATCAGGTTCTTCCGCCGGGGATACGGATACGCCCGGCGGAGGTCGGAATGCTCGCCTCCCTCGGACGCTCCTTCGTCAAGGTTCACCAGAGGCCGAAGGTGGCCATTCTCGCCACCGGCGACGAGATAGTGGAGATAGACGCCCCCACCGAAGGGTTCAAGATAATCAACTCCAACTCCTACGGCCTTTCCGCGCAGGTTCTGGAGACCGGAGCGATACCGGTGCGCCTGGGCATAGGGCGCGACGACAGGGAAGGGCTTCTCGAAATACTTGGTAACGCCCGCACCTGCGACATGGTTCTGACCACCGGCGGCGTCTCGATGGGCGATTACGACTATACCCGCGACGTGCTCGCCGAATGGGGCGTTGACACGAAGTTCTGGAAGGTCGCGGTAAAGCCGGGAAAGCCGGTGCTCTTCGGCATGAAGGGCAGGGTGCCGGTCTTCGGCCTCCCCGGAAACCCCGTCAGCGCGATGGTCTCCTTCGAGCAGTTCGTAAGGCCCGCGCTGAGAAAGCTGATGGGGGCGCAGAGGCTCTTTCGCCCGGTCTTCAAGGCCATCCTCGACGAGAGGGCGGAAAGGGTGAAGGGCAGGCCCGACAGGATAGAGTTCGTCCGGTGCAGAATCGAACGGTTCGGAACGCGCTTCAAGGTAGTCGGTTTAGGCAAGAGAAGCTCGGGCATGCTCTCCACGCTGGTAGAGGCCAACGGCCTTCTCATCCTTCCCGTGGGACGGGAGGTTATCGAGCCCGGCGAAGAGGTGGACGTTCAGGTCTACGATTACGAATTCCTGGAAGGCAGAGCGGCGGGATGGTAA
- a CDS encoding SPASM domain-containing protein yields the protein MPELTSPLRVTWDIPADIQTARALWGKIVDGKPLFIEAHLDFPAVPGFCGFHRELLTLRRVRFGLAADWPTILRVLRECGDDWIGNVSLTLLPPYPERGEFEETVKKAREFSWGLWSTDEGLSDFEKALGFAMEGGGLSVLNPCRPAAPLSGETIEKVVRIWESRGRPGHIPLKIHDLFLSEEMGQNPFSGYPGCAGGQTLAHVDVKGNLLVCRTLPLELGNLLEHSMKELWKSEERARIREELSRLPGECSPCSLASLCRGGCPGLAPGDGRRDGSCKGPRN from the coding sequence ATGCCTGAACTTACCTCCCCCCTGCGAGTCACCTGGGATATCCCCGCCGATATCCAGACGGCGAGAGCCCTATGGGGAAAAATCGTCGATGGAAAGCCTCTCTTTATCGAAGCGCATCTGGATTTTCCGGCGGTACCCGGATTTTGCGGTTTCCACCGGGAACTTCTGACCCTTCGCCGTGTCCGTTTCGGTCTCGCGGCGGATTGGCCGACGATTCTTAGGGTGCTTCGGGAGTGCGGGGACGACTGGATAGGGAACGTCTCCCTGACCTTGCTCCCGCCCTATCCCGAGAGGGGCGAATTCGAGGAGACGGTCAAAAAGGCGAGGGAATTTTCCTGGGGGCTGTGGTCAACGGACGAGGGGCTTTCGGATTTTGAAAAGGCGCTGGGATTTGCGATGGAGGGCGGGGGGCTTAGCGTGCTGAATCCCTGCCGGCCCGCGGCCCCTCTTTCCGGGGAGACAATCGAAAAGGTTGTAAGGATTTGGGAAAGCAGAGGAAGACCCGGACATATTCCGCTGAAAATTCACGATCTCTTCCTTTCCGAGGAGATGGGGCAAAATCCCTTTTCAGGCTACCCCGGCTGCGCCGGGGGCCAGACTCTGGCGCACGTCGATGTGAAGGGGAATCTCCTCGTCTGCCGGACGCTCCCTCTGGAACTGGGGAATCTTCTGGAGCACTCCATGAAAGAGTTATGGAAATCCGAAGAAAGAGCTAGAATCCGGGAAGAGCTTTCAAGGCTGCCCGGGGAGTGCTCGCCCTGCTCTCTGGCCTCGCTATGCCGGGGAGGGTGCCCCGGCCTGGCTCCCGGCGACGGCAGGCGGGACGGGTCCTGCAAGGGACCGAGGAACTGA
- a CDS encoding aminotransferase class V-fold PLP-dependent enzyme, which translates to MIYLDNAASSHPKPEAVYRAADEALRLGANPGRSGHGSALSAARIIHETRELAAKLLGAGDSSRIIFTSNATHAINIALKGFSLKPGDHVVTSSMEHNSILRPLHALRQSGVEVSTVTADKTGIIEPEAVERAIKPQTRLVALTHGSNVTGALLDLKRVGEICKTRGVALLLDASQTAGVVPVDVVRDGVSMLTAPGHKGLLGPQGTGILYVSPSIDLAPLMEGGTGFASESRQMPEVFPERLEAGTMNTPGIAGLGAGISWLLEKGVENIRKGELEILSHLLARFKEIKGLWEYGPKDPEKRVAVVSFNLEGVDGAHLGYALDEVFSIAVRVGLHCAPDAHKTIGTFPGGAVRASFGPFNTIADADALCDALIKLSNLK; encoded by the coding sequence ATGATCTATCTGGATAACGCCGCAAGTTCACACCCCAAGCCCGAGGCTGTCTACAGAGCCGCCGACGAAGCGCTGCGCCTCGGCGCGAATCCGGGCCGCTCGGGTCACGGAAGCGCCCTCAGCGCGGCGCGGATAATCCACGAAACGAGAGAACTGGCGGCAAAGCTCCTCGGCGCGGGCGATTCCTCGCGCATAATCTTCACCTCCAACGCGACCCACGCTATAAACATCGCTCTGAAGGGGTTTTCCCTCAAACCGGGTGACCACGTCGTCACCTCCTCAATGGAGCACAACAGCATCCTTCGCCCGCTCCACGCCCTCCGGCAGTCCGGCGTTGAGGTTTCCACGGTAACGGCGGATAAGACCGGCATTATCGAGCCCGAAGCGGTCGAAAGGGCTATAAAGCCTCAAACCCGCCTCGTCGCCCTTACCCACGGCTCCAACGTCACCGGCGCTCTGCTGGACCTCAAAAGAGTCGGCGAAATCTGCAAAACAAGGGGGGTCGCGCTCCTTCTCGACGCTTCTCAGACCGCCGGAGTTGTGCCGGTAGACGTGGTGCGCGACGGGGTATCCATGCTGACCGCGCCGGGCCACAAGGGGCTTCTGGGACCGCAGGGCACCGGCATTCTCTACGTCTCCCCCTCGATAGACCTCGCCCCTCTCATGGAGGGCGGCACCGGCTTCGCCAGCGAATCCCGGCAGATGCCGGAGGTCTTCCCCGAGAGGCTGGAGGCAGGGACGATGAACACCCCCGGAATTGCCGGTCTCGGAGCGGGAATCTCCTGGCTCCTCGAAAAGGGGGTGGAGAATATCCGGAAGGGGGAGCTGGAGATACTTTCCCACCTCCTCGCAAGATTCAAAGAGATCAAGGGGCTTTGGGAATACGGCCCGAAAGACCCTGAAAAAAGGGTCGCCGTGGTCTCTTTCAACCTCGAAGGCGTTGACGGCGCGCACCTCGGGTACGCGCTCGACGAAGTGTTTTCAATTGCGGTGAGGGTCGGCCTTCACTGCGCCCCGGACGCCCACAAGACCATAGGGACCTTCCCCGGCGGGGCCGTGCGCGCCAGTTTCGGCCCCTTCAACACCATCGCCGACGCCGACGCGCTCTGCGACGCACTCATAAAACTCTCAAACCTGAAGTGA
- a CDS encoding nicotinate phosphoribosyltransferase, translating into MSAKKKGSFLNVVSEEEIVSGVVTDVYFERTKDILKKKGISKRVRAEIMTKGFPEDWEWAVFAGLDEAMGLLEALRARGADLKIRTIPEGSFFRPWDTVLEIEGPYEDFCLYETVLLGFLCQATGIATMAARCRLAAAEKILLSFGARRMHPAISPMIDRSAFLGGFDGISVISSAQRLGVPPMGTMPHALILVMGDTVEATLAFKEYFGDKAKVISLIDTFNDEKFEAMRVAEALGKELAGIRLDTPGSRRGDFERIIREVRWELNLRGHTNVGVYVSGGLGEYDIYKLEPLVDGFGLGTALSSARTVDFAMDIVEVDGKPLAKRGKNSGAKDLFACPECHATKTTAMGKKPFGFCVCGGLWKKLTEEAVPGEYDTSVEAARRRVIRALAALRA; encoded by the coding sequence ATGAGCGCGAAAAAGAAAGGAAGTTTCCTCAACGTCGTCTCCGAAGAGGAGATAGTCTCGGGGGTCGTCACCGACGTTTATTTCGAGCGAACGAAGGATATCCTGAAAAAAAAGGGAATCTCAAAGCGGGTCCGCGCCGAGATAATGACCAAAGGGTTTCCCGAGGACTGGGAGTGGGCGGTCTTCGCCGGACTGGACGAGGCGATGGGGCTTCTGGAGGCCCTTCGCGCAAGGGGGGCGGACCTTAAAATCCGTACGATTCCCGAGGGCTCCTTTTTCAGGCCCTGGGACACCGTGCTCGAAATCGAAGGCCCCTACGAGGACTTTTGCCTGTACGAGACGGTCCTGCTCGGGTTTTTGTGTCAGGCGACCGGAATAGCTACGATGGCGGCGAGGTGCAGGCTGGCGGCGGCGGAGAAGATTCTGCTCTCCTTCGGCGCGAGGAGGATGCACCCGGCGATATCGCCGATGATAGACAGGAGCGCCTTTCTCGGAGGTTTCGACGGCATAAGCGTCATCTCCTCCGCCCAGAGGCTCGGCGTCCCCCCGATGGGTACGATGCCTCACGCGCTCATACTGGTCATGGGAGACACCGTCGAGGCGACCCTCGCCTTCAAGGAGTATTTCGGCGACAAGGCCAAGGTAATCAGCCTCATCGACACCTTCAACGACGAGAAGTTTGAAGCCATGCGGGTAGCCGAAGCCCTCGGAAAAGAGCTCGCCGGGATACGGCTCGACACCCCCGGAAGCAGAAGGGGCGATTTCGAGAGGATAATCCGCGAGGTAAGGTGGGAGCTCAACCTTCGCGGCCACACTAACGTCGGCGTCTACGTCTCGGGCGGCCTCGGAGAGTACGATATCTACAAGCTGGAGCCTCTCGTGGACGGCTTCGGCCTCGGAACCGCTCTTTCTTCCGCGCGCACCGTGGATTTCGCCATGGATATCGTCGAGGTCGATGGAAAGCCGCTGGCGAAGCGGGGCAAGAACTCCGGCGCGAAGGATCTTTTCGCCTGCCCCGAGTGCCACGCCACGAAGACCACCGCAATGGGCAAAAAACCCTTCGGCTTCTGCGTCTGCGGAGGCCTCTGGAAAAAGCTTACCGAGGAGGCGGTTCCCGGAGAGTACGACACCAGCGTGGAGGCCGCGAGAAGGCGCGTCATACGGGCTCTCGCCGCCCTGCGGGCTTGA
- a CDS encoding cysteine hydrolase — translation MNMRRALLVIDMLNDFTDKNAPLYVPDNWIIMPEVKRNILSARSRGEPVIYVCDSHAINDPEFHRWPPHAVGGTKGAQIVGELEPENEDIIVKKTTYSSFWKTELDKKLEELEIGTVRLTGCLTNICVMYTAFECTVRGFCVEVVRDAVAGIDKTDHEWALKHMETVLGARII, via the coding sequence GTGAACATGAGACGGGCGCTTCTAGTCATCGACATGCTGAACGATTTCACCGACAAAAACGCCCCTCTTTACGTCCCCGACAACTGGATAATAATGCCGGAGGTCAAAAGGAATATTCTTAGCGCCAGATCGCGGGGAGAGCCGGTGATATACGTTTGCGACTCCCACGCCATCAACGACCCTGAATTTCACCGCTGGCCGCCCCACGCCGTCGGCGGAACGAAGGGGGCGCAGATTGTCGGTGAACTGGAACCCGAAAACGAAGATATAATCGTCAAGAAGACCACCTATTCCTCTTTCTGGAAGACGGAGCTGGACAAAAAGCTGGAGGAGTTGGAAATTGGAACGGTCAGGCTGACGGGATGCCTTACCAACATCTGCGTCATGTACACGGCTTTTGAATGCACTGTGAGGGGCTTTTGCGTCGAGGTTGTGAGGGACGCCGTAGCCGGGATAGACAAGACAGACCACGAATGGGCGCTAAAGCACATGGAAACCGTACTCGGGGCAAGGATTATATGA
- a CDS encoding pyridoxal phosphate-dependent aminotransferase, whose translation MLNDPVSERTRKMPSFIAMDVLEAANALERAGRHIVHLEVGEPDFDTPEPVRRALAEALESGQTHYTHSLGIHELRAAISVHYRARYGVDVDPERVIITSGSSPALYMTFAALIDPGQEVVLSNPHYASYPPMIEFAGGKPVYVPVREEESFQFVPEEMLPYVTDRTKAILINSPANPTGTLISGERLSEVAKISESAGSYVVSDEIYHGLVYEGEREHTILEFTDRAFVINGFSKLYAMTGWRLGFMIAPPEFVRPIQKMAQNFYICANSFVQRAGITALFETSEYVSEMVKTYGSRRTYMIKRLEEMGFTFRCHPTGAFYVFVNARHLSPDSYRLAFDILEHAGVGCTPGIDFGSGGEGYIRFTYANSIANIKEGMDRLKIYVDNLGRAGA comes from the coding sequence ATGCTAAACGACCCCGTCTCGGAAAGAACCAGAAAGATGCCGAGCTTTATCGCGATGGACGTTCTGGAGGCGGCCAACGCGCTTGAGCGGGCGGGGAGGCATATCGTCCACCTGGAGGTGGGGGAACCCGATTTCGACACCCCGGAGCCGGTGCGAAGGGCTCTGGCCGAAGCTCTGGAGAGCGGACAGACCCACTACACCCACAGTCTCGGCATTCACGAGCTTCGGGCCGCCATAAGCGTCCACTACCGCGCCAGATACGGCGTAGACGTGGACCCCGAGAGGGTGATTATAACCTCCGGCTCCTCTCCGGCGCTCTACATGACCTTCGCGGCGCTCATCGACCCCGGACAGGAGGTCGTCCTCTCCAATCCCCACTATGCCTCCTATCCGCCGATGATAGAATTCGCGGGCGGCAAGCCGGTCTACGTGCCCGTCCGGGAGGAGGAATCCTTCCAGTTCGTGCCCGAGGAGATGCTGCCCTACGTGACGGACCGGACGAAGGCGATTCTGATAAACTCTCCGGCGAACCCCACGGGCACCCTCATCAGCGGGGAGAGGCTTTCCGAGGTAGCGAAAATTTCCGAATCCGCGGGGAGCTACGTCGTCAGCGATGAAATTTACCACGGCCTCGTCTACGAGGGGGAACGGGAGCACACTATTCTGGAATTTACCGACCGCGCCTTCGTGATAAACGGCTTTTCCAAGCTCTACGCTATGACGGGATGGCGGCTGGGGTTTATGATAGCGCCTCCCGAGTTCGTGAGACCGATCCAGAAGATGGCGCAGAATTTTTACATCTGCGCAAACTCCTTCGTCCAGAGGGCGGGAATAACGGCCCTCTTTGAAACCTCGGAATACGTGAGCGAGATGGTTAAAACTTATGGGTCCCGGCGCACGTACATGATAAAAAGGCTTGAGGAGATGGGGTTTACTTTCCGCTGTCACCCTACGGGAGCATTCTACGTATTCGTAAATGCCCGCCACCTGAGCCCCGATTCCTACAGGCTGGCCTTCGACATCCTCGAACACGCCGGTGTCGGCTGCACGCCGGGAATAGATTTCGGAAGCGGCGGCGAGGGGTATATAAGATTCACCTACGCCAACTCCATCGCCAATATAAAAGAAGGCATGGACAGGCTTAAGATCTACGTTGACAACCTGGGACGCGCCGGAGCGTAA